From Diceros bicornis minor isolate mBicDic1 chromosome 17, mDicBic1.mat.cur, whole genome shotgun sequence, the proteins below share one genomic window:
- the TMBIM4 gene encoding protein lifeguard 4: protein MGHADARHPCSSIEDDFNYGSCVASASVYIRMAFLRKVYSILSVQVLLTTVTSALFLYFESIRTFVHESPALILVFTFGSFGMILALTLNRHKHPLNLYLLFGFTLLEALTVAFVVTFYDVHIVLQAFLLTTAVFLGLTVYTLQSKRDFSKFGAGLFTVLWIFCLSGFLKLFFYSETLELVLAALGALLFCGFIIYDTHSLMHRLSPEEYVLAAISLYLDIINLFLYLLRFLDAVNKK, encoded by the exons ATGGGCCACGCCGACGCCCGCCACCCCTGCTCCTCCATCGAGGACGACTTCAACTATGGCAGCTGCGTGGCTTCGGCCAGCGTGTACATCCGCATGG CCTTTCTAAGGAAAGTCTATAGCATCCTTTCTGTGCAAGTTCTCTTAACTACAGTGACATCTGCACTTTTTTTGTACTTTGAGTCTATACGGACATTTGTACATGAAAG TCCTGCCTTAATTTTGGTGTTTACCTTTGGATCTTTCGGTATGATTTTGGCATTGACTTTAAACAGACATAAGCATCCCCTTAACCTGTACCTGCTTTTTGGATTT ACTCTGTTGGAAGCCCTGACTGTGGCCTTTGTTG TTACTTTCTATGATGTACATATTGTTCTACAAGCTTTTCTACTGACAACTGCAGTATTTCTTGGTTTGACTGTATATACTCTACAATCTAAGAGAGATTTCAGCAAATTTGGAGCAGG ACTGTTTACTGTTTTGTGGATTTTCTGCTTGTCAGGATTCTTGAAG TTGTTTTTTTATAGTGAGACATTGGAGTTGGTCTTGGCTGCTCTAGGGGCCCTTCTTTTCTGCGGATTCATTATCTATGACACACACTCACTGATGCATCGGCTGTCGCCTGAAGAGTATGTATTAGCTGCCATCAGCCTCTACTTGGATATCATCAATTTATTCCTGTACCTGTTGCGGTTTTTGGATGCAGTTAATAAAAAGTGA